The sequence GGGTAACTAACTGGTGTACAATTTGTCTTATACTTTGCCTCACTTTTCATACTGTTCGTTGCATTACTTCATGCCAAACACAAGATTCAGTTTCCATTCTTTAGTGATTGCAAAAGTTTCTAACTCAATCTTTTTTTTGCAGCTAATCAAAGTTTATAATGAAGACAACACCAGCAGAGCAGTCGAGGTTCCCAGTGACATCACTGCCCGGGACATATGCCAGCTGTTCGTCCTGAAGAACCACTGCATTGATGACCACAGCTGGACTCTTTTTGAACACATCTCTCATCTGGGAATAGGTGAAATATTGTGTCCTGTAGAAATATCCTTATCAAGTCTCGAAAAgtactttaaagtagagacagtaaATCATACATTTGATTTGGCCATATGTATAGTACTGGTATTAACCATGTGATGGTAATGTTGTTAGTCTTGTGGGTGAGATTTGAGGATTTGATGGGAGGAGTGGGGGGTGGTGACGTGTAGATACTGTACATGTGAGTGAAAAGGAGCACTGTCTAAATTGTTAACCAATTCAGTGCCAAATCAAATCCTGAAGATAATGAGGGGGGGTTATGATTGTGTCTTTGTCACTTGAGGCATCAATTATAAATCCCCTTGCATAAAACATTGTCCGTCATCCTCCATTCGCCTTGCATTAGAAAGTAGGTAGTGCAATGCATGATAAGATAATTACTGTCTCTGGTATTTAGCTTTTCTCTCACTTTTATAATATTTCATCCTGCTAGCATTGTGCTGTATGTGATGCTGCTGATCGGGTTATTTCACTTAAAGGATCACCAGCTTAACTAACGCTGAAATTAATGATCCAAAGCTTCTTCTTTGCCATGGTAATTGACATTCAAAATCTCgattcaaatgtttttaaataaatgattcAATATGTAACAAAACGTACTAATACTCCATTATAATGAGGATTAGCAATCCCACATTATGCACTATACATCATCAACATAACTTATTACCAGTTAACCTTAGAGCAATGTTGGTTGTTTGTGTGGAGGTGCGTTTGGACGTTCAAAGCCCATTTATTTTTGGATGGCCTGAATACCCAACTgaaacggtttgttttaaaaatatGCAACCATTTAAACTACTTTTTAGGTCTTAAATAGCTTGCTTTGAAGAACAATCTGAATTTTTCATCAATCCTTTACCCGTTTATGTAACATATAGTGTGATGCACATCAGCATTGCATTCAACTATATGTTGTATGAAGGACATCAAATGTAGTTCTTTTTAAAATAAGAGTGAAAAAGGAAACAATCAGCCAATGGTATATTAACACTGATCTGGTCTGATTGCATAGAAAAGATTTCTCAGCTGCATTTCCACACTATTTCACACTTTACCTAATTCATACATCTGTTTTTCTCTAGTCATCAATTTATTTGTTCTCTGTTGCCTAATAATTTAAAGTGAAACAAATAGTTATTTACATATTCTTAGTTGAACTTGTCCAGATAAACAAACGGCTCAAATGCTTCTTTGTAGGTTTACAATGTTCCCCTGATCTTTTATACCCCTTATAAAGAACCCCtgtaatacatttcatttgaaGATACATTGTTTTCATGGCATTGAGTTCATATTAATAAATGTTTATTGTGTTATTCAATTAAATCATCTACAAAACAGGGCTGTAATTGTTCAGAAAGATGTTATCAGTCATTGACAGTACAGCATGAAAAGTTACTTGTTGTGTGATGACATATTCACCCTGATGTTTTGCAACGCTCCTTAACATGGCTctcttgatttatttattttttatcatttcaaatTCTGGGAAATAATTAAGTTTCATGTTGTACTGATTTGCTCGCGTTCTCATCCAGCTGTTAAACATTGGTATGAAGTTAATAATCAAACTCTGTGCTTCAAAGTAAAGCAACACAACTCTAGTCAGGAAATAGTTTGCAGACGTTTTTTCATTAACTTTGGTTTGGTGTTACAGCTGAATCTATTCAGCCTCCGTCTTTTATCAAtgaagaagagagaaacacgtgaagttgatatttattttctttcctACTTGTCTCACTAGAGAGAACCATTGAAGACCATGAGTCTGTTATGGAGGTGCTATCCGGCTGGGGAATGGACACAGACTGCCGGCTGTATTTTAGGAAGAATTATGCTAAATACGAGTTCTTCAGGAAACCCCTGGTGAGTAAACTGTATGTATTGTAATAGTTTATACACATCATTTTGCCTTAAATATCCTTTCTATTGTACTAACCCACCTACATTTCTTACCACCCTGTAATAACTGCTCTCATATTGGTAGGACTTTTTCCCGGATCACATGGTCTCCATATCCAGTGAAACCAATGGCATGGTGGATCACTCTCAGCTTATACAGGTAAGTTCTTTCTGTTTACTCTGCACTTTCTTTGACTTTGAGTGCCAATTGTTTAAATGTGCTGTGTACCTTACGATTATACTGTACACACCCATGTATGGACAAATATTTCTCTACCCAACACAGACCTTTCTCAACTCCAGCACATGCCCAGAGATACATGGACACCTCCATGCCAAAGAGCAAAGCAGGAAATCTTGGAAGAAGTTCTATTTTGTCCTGCGTAGGTCGGGCCTTTATTTCTCCAATAAGGGAACTTCCAAGGTCAGTAAAGCTAAATGACTCATCTACAGAATGTTCTCTACATGTTGTGAAATtcaaagcaatataaaaatcagACATCATGTGTAACTTGTTGCAGACAATTAAAGCCATTCTGTTGCATGCAATCCTATTTTGATACTTCCAGTATGTTCAACTCAagagttcatacatgggccgctagggactggctgcagaaaggagcaatttccatagacccccatgttaaaatgcccaactttacagcagaaaaaaacatgtttctacccatggatgcaataaatattattatcgatatagttagattccaccttcatgattatgaatctgtgagtgaacccttttatttatattaggtcttaaagtttttgcataaattagggcgtggtcacgttgatggacacgtacatgcctcactgtcagttaacagcaacttgtccactctactaggctacaaccatagaggctacaacgttagttagtcatagtactgtacttgacccttttagctttagccgtgttcgtggtgattgtgccttttacgGAATATTGTtaaaaataccagacaattaaaatgtcgtgctgtgagcttgaatgtactaatattatacatgttaaccccgttcgcaggtgtttgtgtgcttggtagcttagcttgttacttattagccagctaaggacgtaaccctttatgcatacatatacattttagtttatgattcagccttgggtaagacttttatagtctatggctatgacgcccataatgctaaacgggagcaaatgttaataggggacccaattatcccagtggtgactgctggagctaacggagccgcagggggctagctccagccggcgtccccgagctagcccactgcggctccgttaggtccgggcggtggagtacGTCTTTTCTCAaggtgtgaatgacaagcattaagaataacaaaatatagctaattctcttgcagattgtctcatttgattatgaatgtaacgtttatataggggaacgacactgttagcagtaacttggtatgcatgtatttcatgttagcttagcttcttagcctgagctagctctgtttacttccagttcggaggcaacaggtcccgcctctttgtccttatttggagcaggcgggattagactctgacgtcacagtcgagccgttagtggccgactccgcctactaagggcttcacggcaactctgcagaatcctatgggtgacgtcacggacactacgtccatttatatatacagtctatggttcaaCTGCATTCGTTTGGTCCATTCTTACTTTAACTAAATGCACGTAGTTCACACCGTTAACATCCAACATGAAAAATGCATGGCATCCAttagaacaggggtgtcaaactcaaggcccgggggccaaatccggcccgcgactctatttgatgtggcccgcaagaccttgcaaagaatataataagtttattatacggttacatgccactttacagaagcaggttgcccataaactacatgtcccacaatgcatctcgttttgtgacatgcgcacagaagaaacttgcaattatttgccctggacttctgctttcagacttagttaattactaagttattaccctatccgataataatccaattcagaggcaataatgtcatataatacattattttatatatatgtttgtatatttatatagttgccaccggccctttgagtgcaaccataatgctaatgtggcccgcgatgaaattgagtttgacacccctgcattagaacattacaattattatataTGAAGGTACATCTTGGCCCTCTGATGGATTATGGGGTCACCAGTTCATCTTCTGTATAAATCTCACTCGTGCTGAGAGAGGGCAGTGAAACAGGTTGAGCTTGATTTTCCGTAGGTTAGCTGGCACATCATCCAGGCAGAAACAGGACTCTCAGAGCTGCTGACAAGTGAAGCTTATACCTAGGCACCAGCCGTGCCAACACAACCACTTCTCAACTGCTTTCATTTCCTACAACAGTAGACCTTTTGTTGTCGGGTGCAGGGAAGCTTTGGTATGGCGCCCACTTTAACGCTCGCAGGTTTACCATTCATCTTTGGTCAGACACGTTGCTTCTCAGTCAGTACAGACACTCATGGCTGAGGCGTTACTTTAAATAAGGAAGTGAAGTTGGTGCGTCACATGAACAGCAGAACAATGGCAATCTTTGTGCTTTTTTCCCATCTTGGTAACTTATCTTTGGCACAATGAGTGTGTTGATAGTGTCTTAATACAGCCCCTATCAATATGTCTAATTGTATCCTTATCTCTGTCATGGCTTTTATAGGCTAACCACACCCAGAATGACTGATAACATTGTTATGTATCatatatattgatatatatGCACTGTTTAAATGTTAGTGCTTCACCTCGGGCCCTAAATAAGCTATTATATTCCTTTTACCCAAAAGAATAGACTGGAAATCGGGTTTGATTCAAATGTATAGTACATTGCATTTATTCCCTGTTAACAGATTTCAAACAGGACCATGCCCCATTAATTTCTAAAAGGAAATTActttcttgtgtttttttacatAAAGAGGCAAGAATGTGACATAATCAAAGACCAAACATGTGTCTCTCACATACATCAGATTTCCATGTTGTGGAGATAAATATCTGACTCTTATTTTATGATGACTTATCTTTCTTTTACAGGAACCGAGGCATCTCCAGTTCATTGCCGACTTCAGTGACAGTGATGTCTACACAGTGTTGTCAGCCAAAAAACGACATGGAGCACCTACAGATTACGGCTTCTGTGTCAAGGTACCTTCACTTCCTCGAAATGCCAAAGACTGTACAAAATGAGCTGAAGTTTTGTATTGATTACTAGCGTGCTGAACTCTTTTGTCTTCTTGTAACTTCTTTCTCCAGTCTATAAAGGGTAGTTCGGGCCGGGACTTGAAGCTGCTCTGTGCGGATGATGAGCAGACCAGGACCTGCTGGATCACAGCCATGCGCTTGTTAAAGGTTGGCTTGCTGATCGCTAACCGGTGAAGTCTTAGAGGAGGAATGCTGAGTCAGTGCTAGAATCAGATTTAGCTTTGGGAGCAGGGCGAGGGAAACTATTGAGTGATGCTGGATTATCACTCCTACTCTTTATAGAAGCAGCATGTGTTCATTGTCTAGATATCTGCTGGATGCACTTCAGTGCATTAGAAACTCCCCTGCTGGTCTATTAATAAAACAGTAAAGCGCAACAGACTGTGATTTATTTCTATGTGCCCCTTTTCATCATTACACTCCAGGTCTACTGAACCTATTTTAAAGGTAAAATgggatacatatatatatatatttggggTTGGAATTTAAAATCCTGACATTTTTCTATATTACAGTATGGGATGGAGCTGTACCAGAACTTTATCCAGccacaccagaaacaaaaagcTTCACCAATGGTAGGCTGAAAGTTTTTTTATGATTCATCATTTTGTGATCTGTCTCTTTCTCACACATTTCTGCCCATAAATGAGTGTATTTAATTTGCCAAAAAAACACTGTAAACAACGTTAAAGTTACATCTGACTGATagcaatattttattttatagttttaAAATGGCTTAAGGTATCGTGATAATATTGTGAATTATTTTGGCAACTTTTATGAACCAATGATAGTTTCCAAATAAATGGGACCCTCTTGGTGAAAAACCCACAAACTATTCCCTCAACATATATGCTAAAGACTTTTACCTCTTTTGACATTAGCTAATGGTGTTTGATATTTACTCAGAAGGAAAGTGAAAATTGGATATTGTTTAGGTAAAGGTTTGCTTAAATGTTTGCCTTTACAAATGTTTATGGTTGTATTTGGTCAGTTTTTATTTGATAGCGTGTACTACAGCTCCCAGGATATCAAAACAAGGAATTTCGATGTGTCAGACATGTGTTAGAGCCAACACATAGCAATGTAGTAATATAATTGCATAGGACAAATGAGGCACCTTCAGTGTGTTAATGTGGGTTTGGTGTCTCAGAATAGCCTCAGACTCTACTGGGAATATTTTCACAGCAGTGAACACAATCTATTTATGGCCTTTGGACATGCTCGTGAACCCTCCGCTTTCTAAAAATACACAGTGATCAGCTGCTCTTAGATTTAACAACTCATCACCTCTTCTCTGCTGTCATATGTGACCAGCCAGGAGGATTAGCCACAGAGATAGGGGAGAACGGGAATCTGCCAGATGCGGGGCAGGCTGCTGAGGCTACGCAAAGATTTA is a genomic window of Pseudochaenichthys georgianus chromosome 21, fPseGeo1.2, whole genome shotgun sequence containing:
- the grb14 gene encoding growth factor receptor-bound protein 14 isoform X2; this encodes MSNTKGEDSISSPVPNPLPELIASTLTPLLYECLLPSTKSSATQLIKVYNEDNTSRAVEVPSDITARDICQLFVLKNHCIDDHSWTLFEHISHLGIERTIEDHESVMEVLSGWGMDTDCRLYFRKNYAKYEFFRKPLDFFPDHMVSISSETNGMVDHSQLIQTFLNSSTCPEIHGHLHAKEQSRKSWKKFYFVLRRSGLYFSNKGTSKEPRHLQFIADFSDSDVYTVLSAKKRHGAPTDYGFCVKSIKGSSGRDLKLLCADDEQTRTCWITAMRLLKYGMELYQNFIQPHQKQKASPMRSISENSLVAMDFSGQKSRVIENPSEAMSVAVEEGLSWRRKSCHRLSGHGSPSTSHSSLLNMALHLGQPWFHGKLSREEAQRIITQQGLIDGMFILRDSQSNPKTFVLSLCHMQKIKHFQIIPVDDDGELFYSLDDDQTRFTDLIQLVEFYQLNRGVLPCKLKHHCARITL
- the grb14 gene encoding growth factor receptor-bound protein 14 isoform X4, which encodes MHFHARRVTLPAITPLCLQKRLIKVYNEDNTSRAVEVPSDITARDICQLFVLKNHCIDDHSWTLFEHISHLGIERTIEDHESVMEVLSGWGMDTDCRLYFRKNYAKYEFFRKPLDFFPDHMVSISSETNGMVDHSQLIQTFLNSSTCPEIHGHLHAKEQSRKSWKKFYFVLRRSGLYFSNKGTSKEPRHLQFIADFSDSDVYTVLSAKKRHGAPTDYGFCVKSIKGSSGRDLKLLCADDEQTRTCWITAMRLLKYGMELYQNFIQPHQKQKASPMRSISENSLVAMDFSGQKSRVIENPSEAMSVAVEEGLSWRRKSCHRLSGHGSPSTSHSSLLNMALHLGQPWFHGKLSREEAQRIITQQGLIDGMFILRDSQSNPKTFVLSLCHMQKIKHFQIIPVDDDGELFYSLDDDQTRFTDLIQLVEFYQLNRGVLPCKLKHHCARITL
- the grb14 gene encoding growth factor receptor-bound protein 14 isoform X3, which gives rise to MLCTQPCIRYRSCPNSKQLTANRGLIKVYNEDNTSRAVEVPSDITARDICQLFVLKNHCIDDHSWTLFEHISHLGIERTIEDHESVMEVLSGWGMDTDCRLYFRKNYAKYEFFRKPLDFFPDHMVSISSETNGMVDHSQLIQTFLNSSTCPEIHGHLHAKEQSRKSWKKFYFVLRRSGLYFSNKGTSKEPRHLQFIADFSDSDVYTVLSAKKRHGAPTDYGFCVKSIKGSSGRDLKLLCADDEQTRTCWITAMRLLKYGMELYQNFIQPHQKQKASPMRSISENSLVAMDFSGQKSRVIENPSEAMSVAVEEGLSWRRKSCHRLSGHGSPSTSHSSLLNMALHLGQPWFHGKLSREEAQRIITQQGLIDGMFILRDSQSNPKTFVLSLCHMQKIKHFQIIPVDDDGELFYSLDDDQTRFTDLIQLVEFYQLNRGVLPCKLKHHCARITL